In Rhodamnia argentea isolate NSW1041297 chromosome 1, ASM2092103v1, whole genome shotgun sequence, the genomic window CTTTCGTGAAAAATTGTGTCAAATTATTGATTTAACCAAGAGAACAttcggctaaaaaaaaaaaaaacttaaagttTGCTAGTGATAAGGGGGCACGTGATGACTCTTAATATGTAATTTAAAAGAATGGAATGATCCATAAataattcaattcttttaatGGGGCATATGTTTACACAAAAAATGagcaacttttttatttttgttttcgacAAGTAATAAACTTAGTCGAAGTCGGAGTTTGGTTATTTATGAATAGAATTACCGATAACTTGAAGGGAATCAATAACACGCCAATGAAGTCATCGATAACATAATATGAAGTTATCGACTAGAACAATTGAAGTTTCTCGATAGAGTCATCAATATTGACGGTAAGCAATTGGCAAGAAGATAATCAATGGGTGGTTGTATCCATAACCGTAAATTTAGGATTTGTGTAACTTCTTTTGGATAAGTGTTCATGAAAAACTTATTTggttatttcaatttcaaatttgtaatCACTTATAGGGATTATAGATACTTAAGTGTACTTTTTATAAAGTCCCTTCAATTAATAACAAAACTCAATGTTAGTTATTGTTgtctttgctttttgcaatacaTCTTTCTCGCAAGTTTGTATTCCCCGTATCTTTCAATTCCCATACTTTAATCGTATATTTAGATAACGTCGATTGTATCTTCCATTTTACATCCGTGATTTGGCCGATGTTCGATGGCTCTGGCAATGTCCAACCGGACGGCGGCTTTGCAATCGAGAAGAAAGCTTCGAAGACCAACCCAACCATGGCCGACTAGTTCAAGACACTATGTGACTAGCTCAATGGTCGATTGATAGCTATGGAAATTGAGATAATACTCATGTATCTcaattggtttctagccgaccccaaaggctagtggcgactcttaatagttTGGAATGTTAGTTCATAAAAATGAAGTCAAATGTTGCGCGAGGTAAGATTTGGGAGAATCTGTGCCTAAACTAATAGGTAATACCTCTTTACCTAAACGATCCTTGGGAGGGGAAATGATAGATCGTGACAGTTTGGCGACTCCGGCGAGAACGTAGTTTGCTACTTGTGGACTTAGGCCTAATAAccaattgtttgtttaaatatgaCCGCATGTGAATTGCATTTGCACGACAATTTCCACACACACCTATGGCCAAACCCAGCTACATTCGGGAATACAATTAGGAGGTACTAAAAGGAGGAATCCGCGTGGGGAACGACCCGTGGTAATCCCTTTTAAGTCCCGCTCATTTTCTCATGAAAGGAAGAGAACCGTCCGACGTAAGCGCGGACCCGAGGAAAACTCTTCCGATCTAGTGGAAATGGGAGCCTTTAGAACCTCACCTTTTAGAAGAACTCACAAGTGCATACAATATGTGATTGAGGTTGGCATTTCAAGTTCATTCGTTTCCATTCAATTTGTAAGTAttgcttcaatttctttttacaAAGAGTCATTATATTCCTGTGACAAACGGTGATTGTTTGAAATGCCTATCTTGGTTTAGATATAATGGAGATTCCTGAGTTACATATCATCCCGATTCCGAGGAAGGCCATTCTTGACATGTGGAACAAGCTAGGTAAAGTCGAGCAAATTTAGGTTGAGAAAAAGATCGGATGCCTCATCTCTCTCCCGGACGTGGAGCCTCAAgtcgccatggtcaaagctttGGCCCATTTTTGGAACTCAAAGATGTCCACCTTTGTGTTTGGTGAACATGAGTTAACCCCGACTTTAGAGGAGTTTGATGTCATCATAGATAAGCTAGGCTTGCTAGGTTTCGCTAGGCCATCTGTCATTTCCGACCCTGAATCGTGTTGAGTCAATTCCTGAAGGTTGAATCCGCTCAAAGTAGAGAGATCTTAAAAGGTAATTCAAATGCCTTGCCACTATCTTACCTAGAACACTATGTTAGCAACTTGCCGCCTAGGTCATACCTTCGTGACGCTAAAGGTAATTAAAATGCCTTTCTAGCAAGTTTGTATTCTCGTATCTTTCAATTCCCATACTTTAATCATATATTTAGATAACTTATTCGTTGATTAAATTTTGGCACTGCATCTCTCTATCATCATACTTTGCCATCgattaaattttgacaaagcGTTTTCTACTTcgttgttgattaaatttcaaCGAAACATTTATATTTCTTGTGTTTCATTGAGACTCTTGTGCGGAATCACCGCAAAGCTTGTCTcctcttaataaaaattgaagaaccaaTTTCGATGAAATATATTTCATCAATTAAGACAATTTTCGGCGAAACAAGTACCAACCTATTCCCAATGCCCATTTTGAAAGGCTCAAGTTTTTTCTATAAGAAGAGCATCCGTAGCTATCAATCCACCATTGAGCTAGTCAcatagggtgcgcatgaaaacatttcagaaattgcatttctccGCAAGAAGCCCATTTGGcaaagaaatgtgtttgataaaaacttgatcgaagtaaaaatccgtttggtaaaaaaattgacttatggtaggattttttatttatgataagatttttcatttctaataggatttttggccaattttgagaagtaaaaaattttaacttctcggctccagAATTACTTTTTGGATCACACTCGCCTCCGTCGACCATTGTTCTTTGTGTGCCCGACCACGCCGACTACGGCCGgcggccgccgccaaccaccgttgACCGTAACTAttcgccgccgaccaccatcgcgccgaccacctccgccgccgccgaccaccgcgaccaccgccgccaccgaccatcgccgaccaccgccaccgtcgaccatcgctgccgaagattttgttaataatgtttcaaaagtagaaattttcaaccgttatcaaacgaaagttttttttattagaagtCAATgcggagtagaagtagaaaaatcaacttctacttttgaggagaaatagagaaatcaacttctgatcgaagttgatttttcatggagaaatgttttcatgcgcacccatAGTGTCTTGACCTAATCGGCCATGGATGGGTTGGTCTTTGAAGCTCTTTTCTCGGTTGCAAAGCCGCCGTGCGGTTGGACATTGCCAGAGCCATCGAACATCGCCTAAATCACGGATGTAAATCGGGAGATACAATCGAAGTAAATTTTGAATTGGGGCCGAAGGCTTAGTGTGAACTCTAGGAGTTAggatctttttgtttctttcaaaaTTCCTCATCTTTAAAGGTCgcggcccccccccccccccccccccccccccccctccccccctttcATCCAAAAATGTCTCGTTGATGAACATGAGttggagaagagaagaagaaaacgtgGATTTTGCGACTTTTATTTTAGAGTTTTggcatatttttaattaaaaaaattttggataaaaATGCCCTTATTCTAATGGTCGGAAATATTaaacaatgttttttttttgaggCATTATTTTAAAGAGAGCaccaaaaactttaaattattacatcacgtgacaaatttactcaaaattattttttactacaaaaaatcttaaactaatacacctgtgataaatttactttaaattatttttttcgacaataaaaaattctaaactagtacacaagtgacaaatttacattccgttatttctattaaattgagttaatactacgaaatattccaaattgatatacatgtgacaaacatagggtaaaaattcTAAACGTGTATACCCGATAACCGTAGTGTGTCATCCAATTCGACAATTTCACGATAGAATATAACGGAAACAAACGAAGGGTGAATTTGTTATAAGAGtatcaatttggaataaatttgtcaaaagtgtactaatttgagatttttgtgataacaaaataatttgaaataaatttattattaatttaagattttttatgatatttatCCTATTTTAAACCATGTTcattctaagttttttttttttttttcgagagaatGATGGCACTTTGTGCACATGAATAAAATCCTGTTCAGCCAAGACTTGTCCGACCCCTCCTCACAAGTCCGAACCATCGTATCATTTACGACACCAATCAAATATTGCGATTGTAGACCGCCTTTGCTCTGCTTTCTCCGACCTTCGTTTTGGGGTGGAAGGATTTGGGAGTGAAGGTGAGAGAGGATGTCCGGTAGGTTGCTGAAGAAAATCCTGAAAGAACAGGAAGCGCAGCAGCTTCAGCTGCCATCGTCGGAGGACGAGGACTGTGATTCTCAGTCGCCCGATTCTAAGAAGAACCCCTTCGAACTCCTCGGCAACGAGGACAACGAAGAAAGTGATGACCAAGACGTCCCTGAAGCGGTTCGACCTCATCTTGCCTGTTcgctttacttttcttttcccatATGATAAAATTCCCCATTCTTATTGCATAAGCTTCAAAGCCACCTTGGAAAGTCTAATTTGACACACCCCGCTTGCAATTTCTCGTCACTGGCGCAATCGGGGAATAAGTCGATTCATTTTTCGAACAAAATATGATTTGACAatgtccctaattttttttttggtccaaaacaaTGTCCCTAATTGGTCGGGCCTTTTATCGGTGAATCGTTGACCTTCGTTTGTCTCCAGAACTAGCGTGATCGCATCACGGATGTCATTCTAACTGTGCTTTGATGTTATTTCAGTTTTTAAGATAGGCTTGATAAAGAAATGCTAGATTAGAGTGAACGTGCTGGCAGCGGTTATGGGCTTGTGGAATTCATCCAGAGATTGCTTATGAAGATATGCGAGATTAGAGTGAATGTGCTGGCGGCAATTTTGGGCTTGTGGAGTTTATCCAGAGATGGGGGGCAAAAGATGCATTCTAGGTAGAAGAAGGATGTGAAAGCAAACTGAGTGTTTCACTTATATAACTTGGGTTAAGCAGCGAGTAGGAGACATgcatctttcctttcctttattTCATGATATTTTAGTGAGGTAATTAATTAGATGGGTTCTTTTTCAGGCTAGGTAGCCGGACAGGTTTGGCTACATGCTGATTGCCAGGACTTTTTATGCATTCAAATCAGTTGGAATTGATTGTGTGGAAGACATTATTTGGGACAACTTAAAAGATATAGATAATGTTCTAAATTTCTAAGACATATTTTGTCCCCCTGTGTCTCATGAGTTCCTCCTGTTTCGGGGCTTGTGAGGCAGTTTTGGTTGCCAACTTTCCAGTGGGGAATTTTATCAGGTTTTACATAAATATCTGATACTGGATCAACATGATGACTTTATCTGTTGTTAAAAACCCAAGTATCCAGAAGACTGTCTTTTCTTATTCGGTATTATGTTGTTCTAGACCTTAGTCCATTCTAGTACGTACTTATGATTACCTAAACACCATAGAAGTAAAAAAGGCTTCCATTTATTCTTCTGGCATTTATCTTCACACATGATCACAATCTTCATTAAGGACTCTTCCTTCTTAAATTTGcatgtcgtggaaaagttcaaattttgcATGGGTGCCCATGTGTATTTATGGATTTTTAATAAGCACAATCAGTTGTCGTTTGTGATCTGATAAATGTATATGTGGCAGTATTATTTGGATATCATGGTCATAATGTGTATTAGTTTGCAAAGGGGATGTGGCCAGAAAGATTAACTATGGTCCACATAAAGTAGAGCACTGATCAAAGACTAAGTAACTAATCATCAATTTAGCTACAGCTGTCGGAGACAGTGAAGTCTTCATAAGGTGAAATCTGATAAGTCACAGATGATAGACCTGCATGGAACATGCTATTTCACTTATTTCCTCATTGCacttatgttttatttttgtggAGATTCATCCTTAACACCTGCTTAAGTTTGATCTGAGTGTGCTTTCTGAGAGTAGTTCTATTTTCCATTTGTATTTATCATCCTTTTAGCAATCATTTCATCCGTCTAATAAGAGTTCTTTACCCACAGGAGTTTCAGTCTGCTGCAGTTGATGCACAGTCAAGAGGAAACTCTGATGAACTGGAGAAAACTCTTGTAGGAAGCACTCTTGAGGTGGTTTCATCATCCAACCACAaaccaaggaaaaagaagaaaaagagagaaaataaggAATCTTCACACCACAATGGACTTAGAAAATCCTCTGACTTTGACCAAATTCTGGAAAATTTATCGATAgatgtaaaaaatgaaaaggagcaGAGAAGAGATCATCACAATGATATAAAAGAACAAGCAGTTTCTGTATTACAAGTGAATCAAAAGTACCTAAATGCTGAAATGGAGCTGCGAAGAATTTTTGGGTCTAAGGTCGTAAAGTCGTTTGAAAGTAGTCAAGTTGGTAGTTCTAGACACACACGTGGGGGAAGACGTGGAAGCCATAATACTAGAAAGACAATACTTGTCACTCCCTTGGACCATTGGCCTCGCTGGGATGGATCCTTGTCCATGGAATTTTTGGAAGCAAGTGACAGGCACAACCACCTTAGGTAAGGAGCATGTTTCATCTTTTTCTGGTAATGTTTTCCCTATTTTCTGTGCATAGAGTACTTTTGGAGACAATGAGTTTATTCATAATGAGTATATGCTAGAAAGATGAGAGGCTGCAATTTTGCCACTTGGAGTGTGAGAACTTAATACCTGTACAGGATCGGGAATATGTTTATCACAATGATGAATACTTGGCGGCCTAtgcttaattttcaaatttgagtaATCTTCCTAGGGCAAGGCGTACATCGACTTTGGTCAGTGTTCGTTATCTGTGATTTTGGGGTCATGGGCCCAAGCAGTATGAAGGCCCATACCTTGAGCATCTTGATTTGGTTAGGCAGCCTCTTAGGATGGTAGCATCCATCGTGGTGGGTGacttttgaaatttcacattGCCATTATGCACGCCACTTGAGCTGGTGCACCGGCGATGATCATACGAGCTGATGAGATTGTGAGAACCAAAGTCCTACTTTGTGGCACAGAATTTCGTGGTATACAAGTTTAGATTCACCTCGTTGAGTGGTTGACATTGAATAATACCTATGGGACAAGGCTTTGTGCTCGACAAAGGAGGTTTTTCAATTTGTAATTTGTTCAATAGTTTCTTGATGGTATGGCATCTGCTCCTATTTAAGATGGAAATTGTCTGGACTCTTTCACGTAAATCTAAAGCCAGTTACCCAAAGATATCGTTGATGCTTGTCTACTGAGCTCCTTCATGATTAAATGCCTGAATCTGAAGAAAAGATGTCTGATGTATCTAGTGTGGTTACATTTAGCTGGTTCAATTTGCTGTGTGGATTCTGTACATAGTGAAGCAAGCTACTGTATATCCTCCACAAGCAATTAGACATCTAGTGTGGTTACATTTAGCCGGTTCAATTTGCTGTGTGGCTTCTGTACATAGTGAAGCAAGCTCAGTGTATATCCATTCTATATGGGGACACTGGAGTGCTATACACATTTAGGATGCTCGCTGTCTTTCTTTGATATAGGAgatcttttcatgttttactaAATCAACTTATTAATTCTTTCTTTCAGTCATGTTTAGATGGACTGGTAGGAGTTCCATAGACATGGCTGGAACATTTGCCAACATGTGCTGTATGCTTCTTGTAGTTGACAATTTACCAAGAGTCTGGCTGTATATTCTATCTTTTAGCTTATATATGTATTTTGCACactaatcaaattgacatctcTTAAATATGTAAATGTGTGCCAGATATGTCCAGTCATCTTCTTATGTTCAAGCTCAGAGGGCATTCGAAGCTGCCAAAGCTATTCATGATTTCAATGCCATAGCAAGTATTCTGTTATACCATCCTTACCACTTGGACTCACTTTTGACAATTGCTGAATACTTCAAAATTGTTGGTGAGCACCAAATGTCAGCAGATGCCATTGGCAAGTGCTTATATGCCCTGGAATGTGCGTGGCATCCTCTGTTTCCTCCAGGGCAGGGTAATATCCAATTGAAATACAACCATGAAACAAACCGGCCTCTATATAAGGCACTTTTCATACACATGAACAATTTGGAAAGGCGAGGCTGTCATCGATCTGCATTAGAAGTTTGCAAGCTACTGCTTTCATTGGACATAGATGATCCAATGGGGGCTATGTTCTGTGTTGACTACTTTGCCCTGAGGGCGGAAGAATATTCATGGTTGGAAGAATTCtctgaaaaatataaaagtgaCAACTCTTTATGGTTGtttccaaatttttcattttctcttgccATTTGCCGCTTCTATCTTGAGCAAGAGGATCTTCAAAAAGATGTGCATGATGATGATGCAAAGGCTTCATCAGTTGATCTTCTGAAGCAGGCGCTTATGCTTCATCCATCAGTGTTGAAGAAACTGGTAACAAAGGTTCCTCTGAAGGACCAGTTCTGCATAAAAACCGTCGAACATTGGTTCTTCCGATCAGAGCATATGGGAATACCATCCCTGGATCACCTCATCAATATATACATAGAGAGGAATTATCTCATATGGAGATTTCCTGGTCTGCAAAAGTTGCTAAGGGACACTGTGGAGCTGGTGATTGAAACAGTAGAAACTAATAGAAGCGACACAGAGGACTGGGCTTGTGTGAGGAAAGAAGCATTTTCATCTACCAAAAATGAGTAAGCCTTCTATCTTAGGCTTGTTCTAATTACTTTTTCTATTCCTAGTTTTGATAATGTTCCAATCGCTGAATAGGACAACGAATGCTTGGTTCattaaggaaaataataaaatgcatGCAGATAAGGTCAAATGCGTTTGGATTTTATTGTCTTCTCTTTTATGGTTTGTTCATTGGTTAGCAGAGTTTTGAGAATTTTGTTGCATGACTTTTGTGTTGTTGCTAGTTATTGACAAGTGTGGCGTCTCTCAACTCTTTTTTGGTCCCTTTTGGGACGCAGGTATGGTCATCTCTTggtttctgatttttctgattCCATGGCATCAATTTCTCCCGAAAACATGCAACAATTCATGGGTGAACCGGGGTTGGGAGGTGGAATGCTTGTTCAGGACCAAGTTGTCAATCCAGCTGGTGGTGCACACGTAATCCGCGATGTGGCTGACAGGAGTGCTTTGGCTGTCCTATTTGAGTCCATCCTGCCTTGGGTTAATTATGGTGGAGAAGATGGTGGTAGAGGTGAGGATGCTGACCGCTTCAATCCAAATGCCCAGGACAATGCAGACTGACTAATTTTACTTCCGAAGGCAAAAGCATAATGGCTTACAGATTTTGAGCACTTGTTGTATTATCTTCATGATATTTGATATTTCCTAAACTTAAAACTGTGAAAGGCCTGATGCCATTTTCTATTACAAACAGAGATCATTGGCTCAACCAATTGTGAAACTGATACCTTACCATGACATAAATACCCACTCACATCTGCTGTTCAATCACAAAAATGCGGGCGCAGCGAAACATTAAACCGTGTGCACGAAGACAATACAAAATAGCCACCTATCCATAACTTCTCAAATTCGAATTGGCAATGGGAGTATAATCAGCAACGACCCAATATTTCTTGTAATCTCCGTGAGATATTTGGAGAAAGAATTTTCTACTTGGGCATATGACGCTATAAGCTAGAGAATAATGCCTGCCAATGTGACATGGTGTACATATAAGACAACTAAGACGAATTTATCCTCAACCGGTTCCGAGAATGCtatcacaaaattgaaaatagttTACGTCCAttgttaagaaatgaatttctatCAAGGGGACAACTCTTTTAAGGAAAGATCAAAATCCCCATGATCTAGACATATATTCCAGCAAAAGTCGTCGTGAGTAAAGCTAAGAACTATCAACCAAACTTGTCGAACAAACCTGGCACAGTATTAGGTCCCTTTGATTGAAATAAACATATATCAGAGGCATTCGGCCCACTGAGATGAGACTTGAAACAAAAGTGCAGGGTATTGGCCAACATCCTAATAACCGCTCAAAAGCCAAATAATTGATATGCCAACAAAATTCCTTTCCAAATATCTGACAAAATTCTGTACATATGGCTATTGTTTTCCAAGATCGACTCCACCAGCCAgtaagattttttcttttcttacttGGCACCTAGCAGCCAGTaagattgcattgcattttttttcaccTTACATTCCGGCACCTCCATACATTATCTCCTTTTTGCCCAAAGAGGTAGGTGCCAACTTCAAATACCCACAAAATTCTCAAGCTAGAAGAGTTATTCCCTAAGCAGCAGCTGCTCTCTTGTCTGACGAGATTCTTTCTGCCATTTTGCTTGAAGATTGGCTACTAATTCTAAAGCTACAGCCATCTCTTTTTAGAAATGACCGCTGTATGATCCTGATCGGAATTCCACCTAATTCAAAATCTTCCTCCAACGACCTCGTCAAAAACCTGAGGTCTGTGTTTGAGAGCTGTGTCTTCCCGCTGACAAAGGCGACAAAAGTAGGTGGCCTAGCTTTCACCTGAGTGAAGTACTTGATCTTGGGCTGGGCAGCCTGATTTTTCCAAGAGTGCCTGCTCAtaacctagagagagagaatcattgTAAATTGCATTATGGCAATCAAATACTCCTACACTCACTTGGCTACTGGCTAGCGGTATAAAGAAGTGAATTGTTGGAAGAACTAGAGAGACCACGCGTTATGGAAGACTAACCTTATGCAACCAATGGTTAAGACGGGCCGTTGGCAGTCTTAGACACCATTTCTCATATGTATCGACGACCTGGTGTATGACAGCCATCCTGCCCCTACCCTCCAATGCAGACATGAAAACAACAGGTACAGACTTCACCTGTTAAAAAGCAATGTCAATGACTCCAGCCAAGTTCCTCTATTACTTAAAAACATGCTAAGGCATCAAACCACGTTTCATTAATGGCCCGTTCGACATTAGTCTACTTATAAGGACATTCTTGTTTGATCTCCTAAAAAGGAGTTACTGGTACTGCAATCTATGCCAAAATACCAACTTACCATTGACCTCTTGATTTTCCAACTGCTCACATAAGTTCATAGATACACAGATTAGTTAATGTAGCAAGCCAGCAATCTAATTTCTAGAGAAATCTTTCAATAAAATTTTGTGAACACAAGACTAGGGGCAACAGGCTGCTCAAGAAAAGCATGTCTCCATCGAAAATCGCTTTTTGATAGGTACTGCTCCAAGTGTTGCCCTCACGACCTAACTAATGAGACACATCTGATATTGCATTGTCCAATGTCCAGTATATAGATTATGTAATCACCAATGCCTCAGGACAGGATGACCAAAAGAAGGCACGGCATCAAAGACTAGTTACAATACAAGCATAGGTCCATAAAAATggcaaatattttttggtacGAAACAGTTCTCAGTTTGCAATGCTGGAACAATATAATTTGATTGAACAAGCTCCAAGAGATGGGCagaaaaaagggacaaagtcaAGCAGCGTTTCTTCTTACAAGCATATCTGTTTTCAATCAAGCAGAAATCTAATCCCAAGTCCCGCATATAGAGGAAAAGGGCTACTAGAAAGGAGTGCTGGATATAGCATAACAAGCCATCCAATAAGATGtttgtgaagaaaaaggaatatcACAGGAGGGATATTTACAAGAAAGGAAAACCTGGGGAATCAAAGTCTGGATTTCTTCTGGAACAGCTTTCATCACCTCTTCATATAACGTCGAGTTCTTCTTCCCTCTAAGGACATCCATCTTGTTGACAATCACAACCAACCCACGTCCTTCTTCTACAGCTTGTCTGGCTATGACCACTTCGGCATGCTTCATGCTTCGTTGTGCTTCAGCAATCTAACAAGGTAGGGGCAAATAATGCATCCACAGTAGTACCAACAATTGAATCTATTAATCAAGGGATCAACTACAATGAGTAACTAACTGCTCTAATCATTCCTCAGCTAAAAATCTCTGCTACTAGATAAGCATCCCTTTGGCTATATTATCTTTACAATGTCATAAATTGAGCTTATAATGTCACGGTTGGATGGCGTGCATAGTAGAGTATTTTATAACAAACCTCTTCTGCATCAAGGACTAAAGCTACCACATGAGCACGCATAAGATTCTTTCTGGACTGTATGATACTCAAGGAAGATGGTCCTTTTTCTAGCTTTGTCCTTTGCAACCATCCTGCTGTGTCAACCTAGAAGATAGATCATGTCAgaatcaaaagtcaaaaagtgACCCTAAAGACAATAATCACATTTAGAGTTAACAGAAGTTCTTATGATAAGGAAAGGCCACAACTAAAAGAAATTTATCCTGTGCAAAGACACTGCAATGCTTTACTTCACAAATACCATTCATTTGATAGAACACTGGATGACAGTACTTACAGATTTATCACTAAACAAGGGCACGAACAATGCAAACATTGTAGCGGGTATAAATCCTCTAAAGATTTGGGCTGGAAAACTTCCAATCCCAATGGAAATCTCAAACTGAAAGTATATGAATGAACCAACCCGGTATAACTCATTTGGTCTAGTTCAAGAGATCAGGTTGAAGTATAGTGCATCTGTAAAAGGATGGAGACATGCAGTATgaacaaaacaataaaagacaAGCAGTCTGAAAAGCAATAACCAAGGGGGGAACTTATTTCGAATGCACATTTGCAAATGCAGTTGGGGGaaggagagaggaagaagaaagaggaaggaaagGGGGGGGTGTTGGgcgaagagaagagagagagagattctcaTTTCTGCTAACATAAGTAGCTactgaaaatttcaaagaaaacaataaagtAAGCAAGCAAGTCAGCACAATCAAATAGCCATGCTCACTCTATACAATATCCCAAACTTATGCAACCTCAAAAACCCTTAAAAAACGGTGATGAATGAATTCTCAGCACTTACCAGATAGATAGTTCTgccttgaaattgaaaatgagCCCTAATTGAATCTCTTGTTAGACCAGCTTCCGGACCAACCAGAACGCGATCTTCTTGTAACAAAGTATTCAACAATGTAGACTTTCCAACATTAGGTCTCCCAACTATTGCAAGCTGGAGAGGCAACTTAGACTCCTCAACCTCATTGGATTTGGGACAACTCTTCTCATTAGAAGCACTGTCACGATCTAGAATAGATGAAAAACATAATTAGGTTTGTTCGAATTGcgaaaacttaagctattagatagATGAAGGATTTGATATATCAACACAGCCCTTCTACATAAGGCTGGGATTTGACCTAAAGATGAAGCGCACTAATTGGTTACAAGGAAAGGTAAATGAGGGACCAGGAGAGATTTCATTTGAGGAACTCCTTTGATACTGGctctatctatatatatatatatagaaggagagagagagagagagagagagagagagagagatgatagaCATCTTAACAATCATCATGGCTTCCTGTTTTATTTACTAGAGGCTTAACAATCATTGCGG contains:
- the LOC115755096 gene encoding transcription factor 25; translation: MSGRLLKKILKEQEAQQLQLPSSEDEDCDSQSPDSKKNPFELLGNEDNEESDDQDVPEAEFQSAAVDAQSRGNSDELEKTLVGSTLEVVSSSNHKPRKKKKKRENKESSHHNGLRKSSDFDQILENLSIDVKNEKEQRRDHHNDIKEQAVSVLQVNQKYLNAEMELRRIFGSKVVKSFESSQVGSSRHTRGGRRGSHNTRKTILVTPLDHWPRWDGSLSMEFLEASDRHNHLRYVQSSSYVQAQRAFEAAKAIHDFNAIASILLYHPYHLDSLLTIAEYFKIVGEHQMSADAIGKCLYALECAWHPLFPPGQGNIQLKYNHETNRPLYKALFIHMNNLERRGCHRSALEVCKLLLSLDIDDPMGAMFCVDYFALRAEEYSWLEEFSEKYKSDNSLWLFPNFSFSLAICRFYLEQEDLQKDVHDDDAKASSVDLLKQALMLHPSVLKKLVTKVPLKDQFCIKTVEHWFFRSEHMGIPSLDHLINIYIERNYLIWRFPGLQKLLRDTVELVIETVETNRSDTEDWACVRKEAFSSTKNEYGHLLVSDFSDSMASISPENMQQFMGEPGLGGGMLVQDQVVNPAGGAHVIRDVADRSALAVLFESILPWVNYGGEDGGRGEDADRFNPNAQDNAD
- the LOC115755094 gene encoding GTPase Der isoform X2, yielding MIDLWCCHASCLAHKWKNMDMIAQLLLIFRKQKMTHHNAAALVVKSRELKSIAGTIIKTGSMLGGGFVNANLNSKSPKFTGSTRDFSTLVNNDSLHTSPHMDVRRVHSDNFNLIHDKVQPVDFTKVDIDDLPTVIIVGRPNVGKSALFNRLIRRREALVYNTPEDHVTRDIREGIAKLSDLRFRVLDSAGLEMAASSGSILDRTTTIIAKVLARSQFAIFLIDARVGLHPLDLEVGRWLRKHAPGMKPIVVMNKSESLDDDDGSLAVLAAEASRLGFGDPIAISAETGLGMAELYVALRPLLEDYMIDVLNDRDSASNEKSCPKSNEVEESKLPLQLAIVGRPNVGKSTLLNTLLQEDRVLVGPEAGLTRDSIRAHFQFQGRTIYLVDTAGWLQRTKLEKGPSSLSIIQSRKNLMRAHVVALVLDAEEIAEAQRSMKHAEVVIARQAVEEGRGLVVIVNKMDVLRGKKNSTLYEEVMKAVPEEIQTLIPQVKSVPVVFMSALEGRGRMAVIHQVVDTYEKWCLRLPTARLNHWLHKVMSRHSWKNQAAQPKIKYFTQVKARPPTFVAFVSGKTQLSNTDLRFLTRSLEEDFELGGIPIRIIQRSFLKRDGCSFRISSQSSSKMAERISSDKRAAAA